The following coding sequences are from one Schizosaccharomyces osmophilus chromosome 1, complete sequence window:
- the ddx27 gene encoding ATP-dependent RNA helicase Ddx27/Drs1, which translates to MKVQDDFILTIDDSEDDIQYDDNDVDAVEDGDKIPLKTPKKKSKKQKGKEDESEFSNEFAFETDVNQGVVTEEDSNWDFDLPANSGYRDSNVVNLDAIIERNRINNDSNEEAETKKDYIEKDEDKEDDISLHSDDEDLAADGFGTGAKPSESFDSEEEQDDDEDDVTEPVPSFVPLQDGAEDLNAEASSAGEEDEEEVAKKNAFFSEGEKDSADIKTQASFQAMNLSRPILKGLSKMGFEEPTQIQAKTIPVALLGKDIVGAAITGSGKTAAFIVPIIERLLYRPKKIPTSRVLVLVPTRELGIQCHSVATKIAAFTDIVSCLCVGGLSLKQQEQELRNRPDIIIATPGRFIDHMRNSQGFTVEHIEIMVMDEADRMLDDGFADELNEIINSCPKSRQTMLFSATMTDKVDDLIRLSLNRPVRLFVDAKKSTAKLLTQEFIRVRPQRENLRPAMLIYLCKTLFHKKTIIFFRSKVFAHKMRIIFGLLSLSAAEIHGSLSQEQRIRALEDFRDGKCNYLLATDVASRGIDIKGIEVVINYEAPSSHELYLHRVGRTARAGRSGRAVTLAGEGDRKVIKDVFKTSAAQNTKVVSRNLEFDKVESYGKQMKDLEEVVDKVTNEEKQEREIKIAERDLKKGENIIKHSGEIRSRPARTWFQSEKQKKASKAPEKPDKQSLAKRKKELEKDEMPRSYKKTKKDRTTKTRVTGKK; encoded by the exons ATGAAGGTCCAGGACGACTTTATTTTAACTATAGATGATTCGGAGGACGACATTCAGTACGATGACAACGATGTCGATGCCGTAGAAGATGGAGACAAAATTCCATTGAAGACTCCtaagaaaaaatcgaaaaagcAGAAGGGAAAAGAGGACGAAAGTGAATTCAGCAATGAATTTGCATTTGAGACCGACGTAAACCAAGGTGTTGTTACTGAAGAAGACTCGAATTGGGATTTTGATCTTCCCGCAAATTCTGGTTACCGTGACTCAAATGTAGTCAATTTGGACGCAATTATCGAACGCAATCGGATAAACAATGActcaaatgaagaagctgaaaCGAAGAAAGACTATATCGAAAAGGATGAAGACAAGGAAGACGATATTAGCCTGCATTCAGACGACGAAGATTTAGCCGCAGATGGTTTTGGTACTGGAGCGAAACCATCCGAATCTTTTGattcagaagaagagcaggatgatgatgaagatgacGTTACGGAACCTGTTCCTTCATTTGTACCTTTGCAAGATGGCGCTGAAGACCTAAACGCAGAGGCATCTTCAGCTGGtgaggaagatgaagaggaGGTTGCTAAAAAGaatgcttttttctctGAAGGAGAAAAAGATAGTGCTGATATAAAGACGCAAGCATCTTTCCAAGCTATGAACCTATCTCGGCCTATTTTGAAGGGTCTTTCCAAAATGGGCTTTGAAGAACCTACTCAAAtccaagcaaaaacaattccCGTCGCTCTCCTTGGAAAAGACATTGTTGGTGCTGCCATCACTGGTAGTGGTAAGACTGCTGCATTCATTGTCCCCATTATAGAACGTTTACTTTATCGCCCTAAAAAAATACCCACATCAAGAGTATTGGTTTTGGTCCCTACTCGTGAGCTTGGTATTCAGTGTCACAGCGTAGCTACAAAGATTGCTGCCTTTACCGATATCGTTTCATGCTTGTGTGTTGGTGGTTTATCTTTGAAGCAACAGGAGCAAGAACTCCGCAACCGACCGGATATCATTATTGCTACTCCTGGTCGTTTTATTGACCATATGCGGAATTCCCAAGGTTTCACAGTTGAGCATATTGAAATTATGGTTATGGATGAAGCCGATCGAATGCTTGACGATGGTTTCGCTGATGAATTGAACGAAATTATTAATTCCTGTCCTAAGTCCCGACAAACAATGCTGTTTTCGGCCACCATGACGGACAAAGTAGACGATTTAATtcgtctttctttaaacCGCCCGGTTCGTCTCTTCGTAGATGCCAAAAAATCGACAGCTAAGCTACTCACTCAAGAATTTATTCGTGTTCGTCCACAACGTGAAAACCTTCGTCCAGCTATGCTTATTTACTTGTGCAAGACATTGTTTCATAAAAAGaccattatttttttccgTAGCAAAGTCTTTGCACATAAGATGAGAATTATCTTTGGACTTTTGTCTTTAAGCGCTGCCGAAATTCATGGTTCCTTGTCTCAAGAACAACGTATACGTGCGTTAGAGGATTTCCGAGATGGTAAGTGTAATTACCTGCTGGCTACCGACGTTGCTTCTCGTGGTATTGATATTAAGGGCATCGAAGTCGTTATTAATTACGAGGCTCCTTCTTCACATGAACTATATCTTCATCGTGTTGGACGTACGGCCCGTGCTGGTCGAAGTGGACGGGCTGTAACCCTTGCTGGTGAAGGTGACCGGAAAGTTATTAAAGATGTGTTTAAAACTTCCGCGGCTCAAAATACTAAGGTAGTTAGCCGTAACCTCGAATTTGATAAGGTGGAATCATATGGAAAGCAAATGAAGGACTTAGAGGAAGTGGTCGACAAGGTTACAAATGAAGAGAAGCAAGAGAGAGAG ATTAAAATTGCTGAACGTGATTTGAAGAAGGGAGAGAATATCATTAAGCATAGTGGTGAAATTCGCTCCAGACCAGCTCGTACTTGGTTCCAAAgcgaaaagcaaaagaaggcTTCTAAAG CTCCTGAAAAACCTGATAAACAATCTTTGGCTaagaggaaaaaggaacttGAAAAGGACGAGATGCCCCGTTCATATAAAAAGACTAAGAAGGATAGAACGACAAAAACTCGAGTCACGGGGAAGAAGTAA
- the cmr2 gene encoding acetyl-CoA biosynthesis protein Cmr2, protein MNPSPEVSGNYERTFSNSNKFYTESNPKEHRNAGFIDSIDYNSKYASGNEYDTHPSYATMNSQEFQYPSVDNSSYLPYSHSKDDNVMMADDILENSKYHTDAYGFDGKNFGSRLEMDDSFTDAQWAHLSGKQQHPLEPREVPFPVMDPLNPKIEMNQFANIAAVLRYRGVYNAKKTAFVILDSKGKEFASSTWEKIASRAEKVAQVIRDKSGLFRSDRVALMYRDSEAIDFIVSLFGCFIAGVVAVPVNHFDDYNELTSIFTTTCTRLALTTDANLKSFQRDLNAKKLHWPKNVEWWKTNEFGGFYFKKKGDLPPLQVPDLAYIEFSRSPLGELHGVVISHRTIIHQMNCFAASLSTAPAYDSDKMDYLSMDREYFEGVSKAGLFLTYLDLRQAIGLILGVLHTVFSGYTTVWCPQSAVFVPGLWANLATRYRANYMLTDYAGLKAIAYNYQNDPKATLGFSKKQPVDLSTLRMCMVDCLNVDCEFQEIVSDRWLKPLGNHNPRATLVPLLCLPEHGGMVISMKDWVGGEEFMSPRGFQVPRTSDNEIAEVLLDKEALKLNEVVVLAEDEKARRQSSHPSTIRLGAFWYPFVDATLAIVDPETQVLCIPNVVGEIWVDSPSLSGGFFALPKQTEAIFHAKTYFISSDTFEPFASNQEFLRTGLLGFVHKGKIYVLGLYEDRLQQKVEWVDNGKQDTIFFHHYTSHLVTTIMRTVTKIFDCSTFDIYVNSEHLPVVLLESPAASVPAENSGTQFLLNYDLLNQITAECIECLLEYHQVRVYCVLICAPFALPRVTKNGRQEIGNMMCRRAFEHGTLPFVFVKFAVERAVLNLPVGEDAIDGIWSNYASNLRQNLLFDQELQYSGYIERPIQLDGKTLINISSYKSILHILQLRVKENADDIAYITIDGRGREGKNITWRKFDQRVATVIRYLQKKKYLKAGRVVVLMYTHSEDYVYALYACFYLGLIPIPVPPLDNTRLAEDVPAFLFLIKQYYVSAILLNTEADMAIRGKNASQHLKQSAMAAKVILPSFIVTSKLSKQTKSIRELGVTLDPICLDPAFPALVSACWSSDHKITLTAYNHETLLSSCQIQKETCQMTHKRPVLGHVRSMSGIGFLHTCLMGVFLGTTTYMLSPLDFANNPLLLFQSISKYKIKDTYATFQTLNYVQNMQPTKWPNLSCLENLMIPHDGRVNAFYISELQKFFMKFGLSPYAFSIIYSSCLNSFVTTRSYMGATPTKYCVDLRALRHGLVQPCDSEDKTYALPLLDSGMVPISTQVAIVNPDTRELCHLGEYGEIWVRSSSNAISFFQSSDPVDMMRFNSSCDNEFIGNGQYIRTGDFGFLQIMSQSMGPGNPVIDMQLLYVLGPIGETFEVNGLSHFPPDIEDTIERSHPRITRGGSVVFQSGGNVVIVVEVIGYDYLSAIVPVIINSILDEHQIVVDTVAFTSRGNFPRSRLREKQRGKILASWITRRLRTTQIFNIRGSADKFQGPYVPYISSNASATPSISSKNTTTQRVF, encoded by the coding sequence ATGAATCCATCGCCGGAAGTTTCCGGAAATTATGAAAGGACATTCAGCAATTCTAATAAATTTTATACGGAAAGCAACCCCAAAGAACATAGGAATGCTGGATTTATTGATTCCATAGACTACAATTCGAAATATGCCTCTGGAAATGAGTATGATACACATCCCTCGTATGCCACAATGAATTCCCAGGAGTTTCAATATCCTTCTGTCGATAATTCGAGTTACTTACCTTACAGTCATTCTAAAGACGATAATGTAATGATGGCTGATGacattttggaaaattccAAGTATCACACGGATGCATACGGATTCGATGGtaaaaattttggaagTCGTCTTGAAATGGATGATTCTTTCACGGATGCTCAATGGGCACATCTTTCTGGTAAGCAACAACATCCTTTGGAACCTCGTGAAGTTCCTTTTCCTGTCATGGATCCCCTCAACCCGAAGATTGAAATGAATCAGTTTGCGAATATCGCCGCTGTTCTTCGTTATCGTGGAGTTTATAATGCGAAAAAGACagcttttgtaattttggacagtaaaggaaaagagTTCGCGTCTAGTACCTGGGAAAAGATTGCTTCGCGAGCCGAAAAAGTAGCTCAAGTTATACGGGACAAGAGTGGTTTGTTTAGAAGTGATAGAGTCGCTCTCATGTATCGCGATAGTGAAGCTATCGATTTTAttgtttccctttttgGGTGTTTTATAGCCGGCGTAGTAGCAGTTCCTGTTAACCATTTTGATGATTATAACGAATTAACCTCTATTTTCACTACTACCTGCACTCGATTAGCTTTGACTACGGATGCCAATCTGAAGAGCTTTCAGCGGGATTTAAATGCCAAAAAGTTACATTGGCCAAAAAATGTAGAGTGGtggaaaacaaatgagTTCGGAGGATTttactttaaaaaaaaaggtgatTTACCACCTTTGCAAGTTCCAGATCTCGCCTATATTGAATTTTCCAGGTCCCCACTTGGCGAACTACATGGTGTAGTCATATCGCATCGAACTATCATACATCAGATGAATTGTTTTGCTGCCAGTCTTTCTACTGCTCCTGCGTACGATTCCGATAAGATGGACTATTTATCTATGGATCGTGAATATTTTGAAGGTGTTAGTAAGGCGGGTTTATTTTTGACTTACCTTGATTTACGACAAGCCATCGGCTTAATTCTTGGTGTTTTACATACGGTCTTTTCGGGGTACACAACTGTTTGGTGCCCGCAAAGTGCAGTTTTTGTCCCTGGCTTATGGGCAAACCTTGCCACACGCTATCGTGCAAACTATATGTTGACCGACTACGCTGGCTTAAAGGCGATAGCTTATAATTATCAAAATGATCCAAAGGCCACTCTTGGCTTTAGTAAAAAGCAGCCTGTCGATCTTTCAACGCTGAGGATGTGCATGGTTGATTGCCTTAATGTTGACTGTGAATTTCAAGAAATCGTATCCGATAGGTGGTTAAAACCATTAGGGAATCATAATCCTCGTGCAACATTGGTGCCTCTTTTGTGTCTTCCAGAACACGGTGGCATGGTCATCTCTATGAAGGACTGGGTAGGTGGAGAGGAGTTTATGTCACCTAGAGGATTCCAAGTTCCTCGTACTTCGGATAATGAAATTGCAGAAGTGCTATTGGATAAAGAAGCATTAAAGCTTAATGAAGTCGTCGTTTTGGCTGAAGACGAGAAAGCCCGTCGACAATCGAGTCACCCCAGTACTATTCGACTTGGTGCATTTTGGTACCCTTTTGTTGATGCAACGTTGGCAATAGTCGATCCAGAAACTCAGGTGTTGTGTATTCCTAATGTAGTTGGTGAAATTTGGGTAGATTCTCCTTCATTGTCAGGCGGGTTCTTTGCTTTACCCAAACAAACTGAAGCTATATTTCATGCGAAAACTTACTTTATATCTTCTGATACTTTTGAGCCATTTGCTTCAAATCAGGAATTTTTGCGAACTGGATTGTTAGGATTCGTCCATAAAGGTAAAATATATGTTTTAGGCTTGTACGAGGATCGCCTTCAACAGAAAGTTGAATGGGTTGATAATGGGAAGCAGGATACAATATTCTTTCATCATTACACATCGCATTTGGTTACTACTATCATGCGAACTGTAActaaaatttttgattgcTCAACTTTTGACATATATGTAAACAGTGAGCATCTACCTGTTGTTTTGTTAGAAAGTCCAGCAGCAAGTGTACCAGCTGAAAATTCCGGTACTCagtttttattgaattatGATTTGTTAAATCAAATAACCGCAGAATGTATCGAGTGTTTATTGGAATATCATCAGGTTCGTGTCTACTGTGTATTGATTTGCGCTCCTTTCGCATTGCCAAGAGTGACTAAGAATGGTCGACAGGAAATCGGAAACATGATGTGTCGGAGAGCTTTCGAGCATGGTACGCTTccttttgtctttgtcAAATTTGCCGTTGAACGTGCTGTACTAAATCTCCCAGTCGGTGAAGATGCCATTGATGGTATTTGGTCGAATTATGCTAGTAATCTTCGACAAAACCTTCTTTTCGATCAAGAACTACAATATAGTGGTTATATCGAACGTCCAATTCAGTTGGATGGAAAGACGTTGATCAATATATCTTCATACAAAAGTATATTGCACATACTTCAGCTTCgtgtaaaagaaaatgctgATGATATAGCATATATAACTATAGATGGACGTGGACGCGAGGGAAAAAACATAACTTGGAGAAAATTTGACCAAAGGGTTGCGACCGTAATTCGgtatttgcaaaaaaagaaatatctGAAGGCTGGAAGAGTTGTTGTGCTAATGTACACACATTCTGAAGACTACGTTTATGCATTGTAcgcttgtttttatttaggCTTAATTCCTATCCCTGTTCCTCCGTTGGATAATACTCGGCTAGCCGAAGACGTACCAGCTTTCTTATTCCTTATCAAGCAGTATTATGTCAGCGCAATTTTACTAAATACTGAAGCTGATATGGCAATCAGAGGGAAAAACGCCTCACAACATCTGAAACAGTCTGCCATGGCTGCTAAAGTAATTCTTCCTTCGTTTATAGTCACGTCTAAGCTaagcaaacaaacaaagagtATCAGGGAATTAGGTGTAACGTTGGATCCTATATGTTTGGATCCTGCTTTTCCCGCGTTGGTATCAGCATGCTGGTCTTCGGATCACAAAATAACTTTAACGGCCTACAATCATGAAACGTTACTTTCTTCGtgtcaaattcaaaaggaaacTTGTCAAATGACTCATAAAAGGCCCGTGCTTGGACATGTACGGAGTATGAGTGGTATAGGTTTTTTGCATACTTGTCTCATGGGTGTGTTTCTGGGAACAACTACATACATGTTATCTCCGTTGGATTTTGCCAATAATCCGCTTTTGCTCTTCCAAAGTATTTCCAAGTACAAAATTAAAGATACGTATGCTACGTTTCAGACACTTAACTATGTTCAGAATATGCAACCTACCAAATGGCCAAACTTATCTTGCTTAGAAAATTTGATGATACCTCATGACGGACGAGTTAATGCCTTTTACATTTCCGAATTGCAGAAGTTCTTTATGAAATTTGGATTAAGTCCTTATGCTTTCAGTATTATATACAGCAGTTGTcttaattcttttgtaaCTACACGGTCTTACATGGGAGCTACTCCTACCAAATACTGTGTTGATCTTCGCGCGCTTCGTCATGGGTTAGTACAACCTTGTGATTCTGAAGATAAAACATACGCTTTGCCCCTTTTGGACTCAGGAATGGTTCCAATATCTACTCAAGTCGCCATTGTAAATCCTGACACAAGGGAATTGTGTCATTTAGGCGAATACGGTGAAATCTGGGTACGTTCCAGTTCGAATgccatttcatttttccaATCCAGCGATCCAGTTGATATGATGAGgttcaattcttcttgtgATAATGAATTCATAGGGAATGGTCAATATATTCGTACTGGAGATTTCGGATTTCTCCAAATCATGTCCCAATCTATGGGACCTGGTAATCCGGTTATTGATATGCAACTCCTCTACGTCTTAGGCCCAATAGGAGAAACGTTTGAAGTTAACGGATTAAGTCATTTTCCTCCAGATATTGAAGATACAATTGAAAGATCACATCCCCGGATTACGCGAGGCGGTTCTGTCGTTTTTCAATCCGGAGGAAATGTTGTCATCGTTGTTGAGGTAATAGGTTATGATTATTTATCTGCAATTGTTCCTGTAATCATCAACAGCATTTTGGATGAGCATCAAATTGTGGTAGACACTGTCGCTTTTACATCGCGAGGAAACTTTCCTCGGTCTCGTTTGCGTGAAAAACAACGAGGCAAGATTCTTGCTTCATGGATTACCAGAAGGTTGCGGACGACGCAAATATTTAACATTAGGGGTTCTGCTGATAAATTCCAAGGCCCATATGTTCCTTATATTAGTTCAAATGCTAGTGCAACGCCTTCCATTAGTTCCAAAAATACGACAACTCAGCGAGTTTTTTGA
- the ppt1 gene encoding para-hydroxybenzoate--polyprenyltransferase Ppt1 — protein MLKTAPRIYHPFIPTRCQLTYTSFFKKHSVSSLSLRQIFGYRSISGSNQDKTKPLAAVKKPLFSRLSERINAYAHLSRAYNPTGTFLLYSPCTWSILMGAYSVNSSMFDVCKILALFGAGSFLMRSAGCVVNDLWDRKLDAKVERSKSRPLASKLVSVREAVSVLGVQLTASLGILLQLNPYTIKLGVASLLPVCIYPAMKRVTYYPQVVLGLTFGYGAVMGWPALVGEACMNWSVVAPLYLSTVSWIVLYDTIYAHQDKRDDVKANIYSMALRYGENTKPLLTGLALFQLSMLTTAGICNNQGLLFYTVGVAGTAYRMLSMIYKVNLDSPKDCFSWFKTNSNTGYLITAAIALDWLAKAYTS, from the coding sequence ATGTTGAAAACTGCTCCCAGAATATATCATCCTTTCATTCCTACAAGATGCCAATTAACATacacttctttttttaagaaacaTTCCGTGTCTTCTCTTTCCCTTCGGCAGATCTTTGGGTATAGATCAATAAGTGGATCTAATCAGGACAAAACCAAACCTTTAGCAGCTGTTAAAAAGCCTCTGTTTTCACGTTTATCTGAAAGAATAAATGCATATGCTCATTTGTCCCGTGCCTATAATCCGACTGGAACATTCTTGCTTTACAGTCCGTGTACATGGTCAATTCTAATGGGCGCTTATTCCGTTAATAGCAGCATGTTCGATGTATGTAAGATACTTGCGCTTTTCGGGGCTGGTTCCTTCTTAATGCGAAGTGCTGGATGCGTTGTCAATGATCTTTGGGATCGAAAGTTGGATGCTAAAGTTGAACGGAGCAAATCAAGACCATTAGCTAGCAAGTTGGTTAGCGTCCGTGAGGCTGTATCAGTTTTAGGTGTTCAGTTAACTGCAAGCCTTGGTATCCTTCTACAGCTCAATCCTTATACAATTAAATTAGGTGTTGCATCTCTCCTTCCTGTTTGCATTTATCCTGCTATGAAGCGAGTAACCTACTATCCACAAGTCGTCCTTGGTTTAACATTTGGATACGGTGCCGTCATGGGATGGCCGGCTTTAGTGGGAGAAGCTTGTATGAATTGGTCAGTTGTTGCTCCCCTGTACCTAAGTACAGTATCCTGGATTGTCTTGTATGACACTATTTATGCCCATCAAGATAAACGTGATGATGTGAAAGCtaatatttattctatGGCTCTTCGCTATGGTGAAAATACCAAACCACTTCTGACAGGCCTAGCTCTTTTCCAATTGAGCATGCTTACCACTGCCGGTATATGCAACAATCAAGGGCTTTTGTTCTATACTGTGGGTGTTGCAGGAACTGCTTACCGCATGCTTTCCATGATCTATAAAGTAAATTTGGACTCCCCGAAGGACTGCTTTAGCTGGTTTAAGACAAACTCTAATACAGGCTATTTGATAACTGCTGCCATCGCTTTGGACTGGCTTGCCAAAGCTTATACCTCTTAA
- the tif52 gene encoding translation initiation factor eIF5B Tif52, which produces MGKKGKKAAYADWEDDLGQDISGQNETSTQNAEEVNETGELKEVEDPNASSNKKSKKKKGKKNQEELPLEEKEPVDEEEAPSGPVELSAVTELDDDEFAYEKPKKGKKNKKQQVEEEEEAEESPVATPSVHIKSKKEKEREKKEREKLKKKQQGKKQPSTKEELTPGSEEESVKSAAVSESDSAKGKQGKRKGPNVAALQKMLEEKKAQEEEERKQLEEEERLAEEEKRLAEEEERQKEEAKEKKKEKERKKKEELKAQGKYVSKKQREQQAQAQRRLQQMLESGVQVSGLSEKAKKPKPVYTNKKKSIKSGSSSLSSSGIIEPTSSTASAPVSGVESPALPEESKSVEKTKEEKKEEADAVFDDWEAALEQPEPEQKPEPEPNHEEVKEEQPAANDKKTDAQRDSSEFPEAAPVESEPVNNLRSPICCILGHVDTGKTKLLDNLRRSHVQEGEAGGITQQIGATYFPIESIKQKTTPVNKKGKLEFNIPGLLIIDTPGHESFTNLRSRGTSLCNIAILVIDIMHGLEPQTMESIRLLRDNKTPFVVALNKVDRLYGWHSIKENGFQDSLSKQKKAIQREFRDRVDSIILQLNEQGLNAALYFENKKMGSYVSLVPTSAQSGEGVPDLVALLVALTQTRMSERIKYISTLECTVLEVKVIEGLGATIDVILSNGVLREGDRIVLCGMAGPIITTVRALLTPQPMKEMRIKSAYVHHKEIRAAMGVKICANDLDRAVAGSRLLVAGPEDDEEDLADELMGDLDDLLGSIDTSGVGVSVQASTLGSLEALLEFLKQMKIPVASVNIGPVYKKDVMKCATMVEKAKEYALLLCFDVKVDHDAELLADQLGVKVFSANVIYHLFDAFTAHQNKIMDQKRDESSDVAVFPCVLNTIAAFNKRDPIILGVDVVEGVLRKGTPIVSVKGAPGEEPQVIELGRVVSLEMNHKPVERVKKGQAGGGVAMKLEAGGGSQVLFGRHVTETDTLYSHITRESINALKDPVFRNEVHRDEWQLIIQLKKVFGII; this is translated from the coding sequence ATGggtaaaaaaggaaaaaaagctGCGTATGCCGACTGGGAAGATGATTTGGGACAAGATATAAGTGGCCAAAATGAAACTTCAACTCAAAATGCTGAGGAAGTCAACGAAACAGGtgaattgaaagaagtCGAAGATCCGAACGCTTCctcaaacaaaaagtcaaagaagaaaaagggcaaaaagaatcaagaAGAACTGCcacttgaagaaaaagaaccgGTTGACGAAGAGGAAGCTCCAAGTGGTCCTGTCGAGTTGTCAGCTGTCACTGAATTAGACGATGATGAATTTGCATACGAAAAACCTAAGaaagggaagaagaatAAGAAGCAGCaggttgaagaagaagaagaagcagaagaatCCCCTGTTGCTACTCCCTCTGTTCATATAAAGTCTaaaaaggagaaggaacgtgaaaagaaagaacgtgagaagctgaaaaagaaacaacagGGTAAGAAGCAACCTTCCacaaaggaagaattgaCACCTGGTTCTGAGGAAGAATCTGTCAAATCGGCTGCTGTTTCTGAATCTGATTCTGCAAAGGGCAAACAAGGTAAGCGTAAAGGACCCAATGTCGCCGCTCTCCAAAAGATGCtcgaagaaaagaaggcccaagaagaagaagaacgtAAACAAttagaagaggaagagcGGTTGGCAGAGGAAGAGAAACGTTTAGCCGAAGAGGAAGAACGCCAAAAGGAGGAGgctaaagaaaagaagaaagaaaaagaaaggaagaagaaagaagaacttAAAGCTCAAGGAAAGtatgtttccaaaaaacaaagagagCAACAAGCTCAAGCTCAACGTCGTTTACAACAAATGTTGGAATCAGGTGTTCAAGTCTCTGGTCTCTccgaaaaagcaaagaaaccaaagcCTGTCTACactaataaaaagaagtcTATCAAGAGTGGATCGTCttctttatcttcttcTGGTATAATTGAGCCCACTTCTTCTACTGCTTCCGCTCCTGTTTCCGGTGTAGAATCACCTGCTCTTCCTGAAGAGTCCAAGTCTGtggaaaagacaaaagaagaaaagaaggaggagGCAGATGCTGTTTTTGACGATTGGGAGGCGGCTTTGGAACAGCCAGAGCCCGAACAAAAACCAGAGCCCGAACCCAATCATGAGGAGGTTAAAGAAGAACAGCCTGCTGCAAATGACAAGAAAACGGATGCTCAAAGAGATAGCTCGGAATTTCCTGAAGCTGCTCCAGTTGAATCCGAACCTGTCAACAATCTTCGCTCTCCCATTTGCTGTATCCTTGGACACGTCGATACTGGTAAAACTAAACTGTTGGATAATTTGCGTCGCAGTCATGTGCAAGAAGGAGAGGCTGGTGGTATTACTCAACAAATTGGTGCTACTTACTTCCCTATCGAATcaatcaaacaaaagactACTCCCGTTAATAAGAAGGGTAAGTTAGAGTTTAATATACCTGGCTTGTTGATTATTGATACACCTGGTCACGAATCTTTTACCAATCTTCGTTCACGTGGTACTTCTCTTTGTAATATCGCCATTCTTGTTATTGATATCATGCATGGTTTGGAGCCTCAAACTATGGAATCCATTCGTCTTCTTCGTGACAATAAAACACCTTTTGTTGTTGCTTTGAACAAGGTCGATCGTCTTTACGGTTGGCATTCAATCAAGGAAAATGGATTTCAAGACAGTTTGTCtaagcaaaagaaagccaTCCAGCGTGAGTTCAGGGATCGGGTTGACAGCATTATTTTGCAGTTGAATGAACAGGGACTCAATGCTGCTctatattttgaaaataaaaagatgGGCAGTTACGTCTCTCTTGTTCCCACTTCTGCTCAGTCAGGGGAAGGTGTTCCTGATTTAGTAGCCCTTTTGGTTGCTTTGACTCAAACCCGTATGTCTGAACGCATCAAGTATATTTCAACTCTCGAATGTACAGTTTTGGAAGTTAAAGTTATTGAAGGTTTGGGTGCTACGATTGATGtcattctttcaaatgGTGTATTGCGAGAAGGTGACCGGATTGTACTTTGTGGTATGGCAGGCCCTATCATCACAACTGTTCGTGCTCTTTTAACGCCGCAACCCATGAAAGAAATGCGTATTAAATCAGCATATGTTCATCATAAGGAAATTAGAGCTGCGATGGGTGTGAAGATTTGCGCTAATGACCTTGATAGGGCTGTTGCTGGTTCTCGTTTGCTTGTTGCTGGACctgaagatgatgaagaagatttggCTGATGAGCTAATGGGAGACCTTGATGACCTATTGGGAAGTATAGATACTTCAGGTGTTGGTGTTTCTGTCCAGGCTTCTACTTTGGGTTCTTTGGAGGCTCTGcttgaatttttaaagcAGATGAAGATTCCGGTAGCATCAGTCAATATTGGACctgtttacaaaaaggaCGTTATGAAGTGTGCTACCATGGTAGAAAAGGCTAAAGAGTATGCTTTACTTCTTTGTTTCGATGTTAAAGTAGATCATGATGCTGAGCTATTAGCTGATCAGTTGGGCGTTAAGGTTTTCTCTGCTAATGTAATTTATCATCTTTTCGATGCTTTCACTGCccatcaaaacaaaatcatgGATCAGAAGCGAGATGAAAGTTCCGATGTTGCGGTTTTCCCTTGTGTGTTGAATACTATTGCTGCATTCAACAAGCGTGATCCTATTATTTTGGGTGTTGATGTTGTTGAGGGTGTTTTACGCAAAGGTACACCTATTGTTTCTGTTAAAGGTGCTCCGGGCGAGGAGCCTCAAGTAATTGAACTGGGACGTGTTGTCAGTTTGGAAATGAATCACAAACCCGTTGAAAGGGTCAAGAAGGGTCAAGCTGGTGGTGGTGTTGCCATGAAACTGGAAGCTGGTGGTGGTTCACAGGTATTGTTCGGTCGTCACGTTACAGAAACTGATACCCTGTATTCACATATCACCCGTGAAAGTATAAATGCGTTGAAGGATCCTGTCTTCCGAAACGAGGTTCACAGAGATGAATGGCAATTGATCATTCAACTCAAAAAGGTTTTTGGTATTATCTGA